TTAGGTCACATTTTTACAGCCGAAGGTGTCAAAGCTGATAATGAAAAAATTAGAGCCATAACAGGAATGCCGTCACCTACATGCACTAAAGATCTACAAAGGATTTTAGGCatgattaattatttaggtcCATTTATAAAAAATCTTGCCGAGGAAGTAGCCCCACTGAGGGATCTCTTAAAAAAGATAATGTTTTCACATGGAATGAAAATTATGAGGTAGTTTTCAACCGTcttaaaaatctaatttgtcATGCGCCAGTTCTAGTGCATTTTGATGTGAAAGTCCCGATAGTCCTTTCGGTAGATTCTAGTAGCACGGCTGTCGGTGCGGTCTTATTACAAAATAATCATCCGATATATTATGCGTCTAAGACCTTGACAGCTACTCAGCAAAGAATGGCTCAAATTGAAAAAGACCTGTATGCCATAGTCTTTGCGTGTGTCCGATTTCATCAATTTATTTATGGCCAAACAGTAACTGTAGAAACTGATCACCGTCCTTTAATAACACTTTTTAATAAACCACTTGCAGAGGTACCTACACGCTTGCAACGAATGATGCTCAAGATTCAAGCATATAGTCTCAATGTCATATATAAAAAAGGTACACTCGTGTTCATTGCAGACACTCTATCTAGAGCTGCATTATCTGAAACTAGTGTCGATGAGCTTGATGAGGACATAGTAGTTCACGTCAACTTGTTAACAAAATCGTTACCTGTGTCGCCTGAGCGTCTTCAGTGGCTAAAGGATGCCACTAGCGCAGATGAGaatatgaaaatttaaaaaaaatattactttgaagGGTGGCCTGTAACAAAATCGCAAGTTTTGCCACCAGTACAAGAATATTGGCAATATAGACATGACTTGCATACTGAAAATAATCTCATGTTTAGGAGTAACAGTATCCTTATTCCCAAGAAAATCAGGCCAGATAttcttaaaattatacatagCGGTCATTTAGGGATAGAGCGTTCAAAGGCTTTTGCCCGAGGAAATGTGTTTTGGCCTTTCATGTCAAGTGACATTAAAAATTTAGTAGAGTCTTGTCCTATATGCCTAAAACACAGAAATTCCAATCCTCCGAACCTCTAATGTCACATACTTTACCAAGACTTCCATGGGAAAAACTAGGAATTGATTTTatgtgttataaaaataaaacctaccTAGTAGTTGAagattattattcaaattatattGAAGTTAGTAGTGTTAGTACAACCAGCGCAAATATTCTGATAAATACACTGAAACCTATATTTAGTCGTCATGGTATCCCATTTGAAATAGTGAGTGACAATGGTCCTCCGTTTAACTCTGCCGAGTTCAAAAAATTTACCTCTGAATGGGACATAAAACATACCACTTCTAGTCCATACTTAGCCAGGTCAAATGGTTTAGCTGAGTCTGGAGTAAAAATAtgtaagaaaatatttattaaatgtgaTGAGTCAGGTGCAGACCTTTATCTTGCTCTTCTTCAATACAGGAACACTCCACGAGGAAATTTAGCTTCTCCAGCTCAATTGCTGATGTCACGTAGTCTTAGAACTCAGTTACCTACCATAGCAGAAAAGTTAAGGCCTAAAACAGTTAGGTTTGAGGAACATTTAACTACCAAAGAACGAAATCAAACAACTtcagaaaaatattataataagaaaacaaaattttgcCAGAGCTTAAAAAAGGAGATGAAGTATACTATAAAAAGAGTCCAGTTAGTGTATGGGTGCCAGGAGAAATTGTCGGTCCGGAACCAAGGTCTTATGTGGTTAGCAGTCCAGATGGATTTGTTGGTAGACGTAACAGACAGCACATCCTTCTACCAAAATCAAGGTCAGTATCACCATCACCTGAGCAGGTACCCCAACACCAAGAGACAGCTGAACAGGAAACCCAATCCCAGGAGGCAGAGTCAGCAACGGGTCAGGCAGAGTATACAACTACACTTGACTCCTGCATCACAGACTGCTGCATCTAATTATTCTAGATTTGGTCGATTAATTAAACCACCTagaaaactaaacttataatttGACTGGCAAATAGCTTGTATAATTTGTGAGTGTTAGGCCCTAATCTTTTTATCTTGAGATCTATCGTAGGGGTGTGGACTGTATAGGGAGCGGCATAGGCGGCAAGGATGGAGTAAAACAACTGGAGCTCTTCTTAAATCAGATgcaggagggtcgaggtcgGAGAGGTCTTCTTTTTTCTTCTTAGGAGAGGTGTTAGTTGCTCGGCTGCTCGATTCGTATAATGGCTTCCTACCCATTGCTTCTTTCGCACCTCCGAAGGAGGGGCGAATTGCCTTCCCATCCTTTCATTGGATTTTTGGCGGTATCTATACGCCGCCCGTTACAACGGGCGGGTCTCTTGAGGCCCAAAAAGTGGGCTGGCATCTTAGCGGGCTCGTATGGCCCTGTTGTTAAAGGTGTTTGGGGCTTCTAGGTCCATCCGGGCTGCTCAAGACCGCAACGAGGTCATCGAAGAGGTCGGCAGCCGGGGGCGTGCGGTAGGTGGGTGCTGGCGCTGGCGGCGGCCTGACGCGTCTGGGGCTTCTGGGTCCGACCGGCATGCTTAAGACCTCTAGGACGAAGGCGTCGAAGGGGTCGTTGGCATCCGGGGGCGTGCAGTAGGTGGGTGCTGGTGCTGGCGGCGGCGTGGAGCGTGCGGCAGTTTCGGGGGCTGGTGCCGGAGCTGTTGACGGGGTCTGGGCAGACGTCGTTTGGGTTGACGCTGTTTTCATGGTGGCAGTCTTGATTGTGGGCTTCATTTTCGCAGCGGTTCCGGGCTCCTTCGCCGGCTGCGGTCGAACCACCCCCCTTTGGGTGGGGGGGTTTGCCGGCGCCATCAGTGTTGAAGGCGCCGACTCTTCCACCGTGGGCTTGGCGACCGTGGCGTTGGTGATGGGGCCCGGGCGAGACGGGGCCGAGAAGTAAGACTTCCCGGCCTTCCATAGGCGGTAGGCCCTCTTGAAGGCTGGGCAGTTCCTGTGGTTTCCTGGGTGCGGTCCCCTACAGTTCCTGCATGTGGCTTCGGTCTCAAGTGGTCTCGTGCACTGGCCGGCCCAGTGCGGTTCAGCGCAGCGGACGCAGGCCAGTTGTCGGTGGCAGCCGTGGGATGAGTGGCCAAATCCTTGGCAGCGGTGGCACTGCGCGGGCCCCTTCTTCCCGCGCCATGCCTCCACCTTGATCCCTCTCAGGTGGAGTAGCTCAGACACCCCGTAGATGCCCGCGTGGTCCCGGGCAGTCCCCGCGAGCTGAACGAAGTAGATGCAGCCCGGGCGTCCCGCTCTCGCGTTGATCTCTTTAACATATTCTACGGGGTGGCCCAGCTTCTCCAGGGCGGTCTTGATTTCTTCAGAAGCCGTGTTGATGGGGAGGCCTCTAACGGCCACTTTGAGCCGCTTCTCACTCTCCAGCCCGTAGACATTGAAAAGCGGCTTGATGACGTCTGAGGTCTCTCCCTTCTTCATGGCTTCGTTGATGGCAGCGGTCGCTTCTTTTTCCAGTTTGGAAAGGTGGCGAATTACCATGCGGTATTCCTCCTCGGAGCGGGGTTCGAAACGTATGCCCTCCCCTATCGGCGTAGTGAAGGGCGGCGTCCCGAGTACTTGCGTTAGGTCCTCCAGGACCCTCGGCCAGTTGGGGAGAATTTCGGCGAAAATGGGTGGGtacttgagttttttttttttttgagtaccCACATCATTTTCGCCGCAAGGCTGCTTGGCACTATCGCTCTTTTTAGtgcatgtattattatttttttgggtgctgttattattttttttgatggtatctttttttttgttagcagCCTTGCTGCCGGTGGTTGCTGTGCACGCGTTGGCTACGCCCGAGGGGAGGGCTGCGGCCTTCGCGTAGCTGCTGGTGCTGGGCCCCGCAGGTGTCGTTGCGGTGGGCGCCGTCGTGGAGGTTGACGCTCCCGGCTTGAGGGCTTCGGTGCGTGCTGTGGCGCTGTCAGGGCCCTTGTGGGGGCCTGGTGTGGGTTGCAGGGCGGCTCTCGTATGGGCGCGGAGTCGCGGGTCGGTAGGCGGGGACGGGTTTTGGCAGACCCGTTTCGGTTCTCTCTTCTCTGGAGGGCTGCATTCCGGTCTCCTCTTCACTGCCGAAGGTGAAAGGAAGTCCGGGTGCTTCTCCACGAAGCGGAGTAGAGGGGCGTCTTCAGGCAGCAGCTTTCCCGCCTCTCCCAGGGCATGCCCTTGCAGCCTGATGTAGGCCGCCATCCACGCCTCCATGGCTGGAGACATGTTGCCGACCTCCCCCAGGCGAGCCACCAGGATGCGATCACGATCCAGTAACTCACGAGGGGTAAGCCGGCACAGGGCTTCCCGTGAAATCGGGGAAAAGGTGCTTCCCGGGGCCGCGTCGGCCGCTTGCCACGGCTCTGGGGAGCCGTCGGCGGGTGTCGGGGTCAGGACGTCGCTGAACTCGGCGAGCTCGTCGTCGAGTTTGGCGTCTGGCTGCGGTGTCGTGGGTGCGGGTGGGTGCGAAAACCCGCTTTTCGTACTACCTACCCGTCCCGTGTGAGCGGGGGGGTCAGTTTCCGTAGGCGGGTTTCGTGCGGGTATGCCGGAAACTTCCCGTTCCGATCTACCCACCTCATCCGCGGGGTCGAGGGGGGACCGTCGCGAGTTTTCCCGGCGCGGCTTCATCTTCTTTGGGTCCACTTGCGACGCTTTACTGCCGGCCGAGGTCCATGTTCGGGTCCTCGCGGCTGCAGGGTTCAGTGGAGACGCTGGTAGTCCCCTCCGGCGGGGCCGGGCGCGATTCGCCTATTTTTTCCGTAGGAAAAAACACGTACGAATTTGCTGGTGCGCGAGTAGGGTGCGTCCGTGCAGGTGGGTACCGTTGGCAATCTAGCTCTAGCTGGCTTCCTacggccggcgcaccgccttttATTCCCTCCATATTTAAAGACCTCGTCCCCCGCGCCTCACCGGCGCGGGCGTCTGCGCTTCGCGCATGCGCAGACCTCTCTTTCCTCGACTCTCCtacgtttctctttatttattaaaattatatatcaacaaattacatgttttatttatttatcctacctatcttaTTAGATTCTAGTCTATTATCACAATTTCCTATTAGAACAAAGTAGCGCATACTTTTgccctattttcttatacagatcTACGTATCATTTTCTTATCATTCAACAACTCGAATCATTCAATAcctcaaataattcaatgactcaaataattcaaggactcaaataattcaatgactcaaataattcaataactcaaataattcaactcaaataattcaataactcaactAATTCaataataggctatttgactaatttttgaaaatggttttaatttattgtttatgacttaataattacactacattgatatttccgtgaaatttcccgtattaaatataaaaaacaatgttaaagtttatttattttgaacgcgccttaaacgctgtttttgcaaaggggctaattacgtgacacgtgtgacgtcacgcgcaagtaaactcagtcaatgaccttagttaatcttatggtttatgtgcattgaatttattatttcactgtaaaatggtatataaatggtgtatagtgccgcaatgtttaaGTACGCCTATAAAtaatccagacaaatcgtttgttttcatttcaacgaatcccaaaaaaagaaaaatgtgtttaaaactagcgcgaagagacccaaagagcattttagcgcatataaatgtttttatgtgtgaagaccacttcgatgtaagtaatattgttcagcgttggaggtaatggcgaccaaatgaaagcagagaatctgatatcttaatttaatgttttacagaaggctggttagaaaaagtggtcttatctacatacatgtagaagcttatatagtaaagtacagcgccacactatgacactacggattggttaggaactattacatacattgacatagctaacagcttattgagcacttaaactagtacaccatagtttcggtagatgtcacctttacatatcataggacgattgagagacttaatctgtctagattaggtaagtaggtacttaggtatgctaatacctacttatctgctacttgttaagataggtcttaacattttgccaccccttgaaatagttaatgttttatgagtaacattaggtatttcaaagaataggctttatacattttacctatcagtaaggatgggcagagttctttgttacgagttatagttaggtaattacttaaattttaattagatctgtgcccattcttataaatgaaacaacaataggaaatgatttttattttaaatagggagtaggtattctaattatgtacataggtactaggtaagtaaggtaatttaggtacttaattatacttattagacacttagttataattatttgaactttacattaggttggtactgttggtaggtatttactacttatatgaCTTCACCCGAAGTAGGTAATGGACAAATGTTATTGAACGCGCGTTGGATGTCCCCTCTGGCGGTTCGGATGACGGCCACCCTGGTGACGCCATCCCGGCCCGGCTGCGTCGCGACGATCTTGCCCAGCCTCCACCGGCAGGGCGGCAGACGCTCGTCTCGTACCAGGACGACGGTGTCGACTGCGAGGCTTGGGCCGCGCGCGCTCCTCCACTTCGTGCGTTCCTGCAGCGTTCCGATGTAGTCACGTGACCAGCGCCGCCAGAAGTCCTGCGTGATTTGTTGCAAAAGTTGATAGTGAGTTAATCGGTTCTTTGGTACATGGTTATAATCTTCGTCCGGAAGTGAATTTGGTGCTTTTCCAATTAAAAAGTGAGCTGGCGTAAGGACAGGATAGTCAGGATTTGAACTAGGTAAGGGACATAGTGGCCTAGAATTTACCATAGATTCTACCTGATATAGGATTGATACAAATTGTTCGTAAGTTAACAAAGATAACCCTAACactctttttaaatgatatttggtaagttttatactagattcccATAGGGACCCCATATGAGGTGTATAGACAGGAATAAAACTCCATTTTATGCCCTCGTCTGCGCAATGAGATACTAGCTCGCTCGAGCTgtcctgtaggtatttttgtaaatcttttagCTCGTTACTAGCCCCATGAAAGGTTGTTGAATTGTCACTCACCAACTCCTTCGGTTTACCTCTCCTGGCGATGAATCGTCGCAGCGCCGCCAGGAAATTGGCTGACTCGAGCCCTGTAATTAATTCGAGATGAATTGCCTTTgttgcaaaacaaataaacactgcTATATAGCACTTAGAGACCTTGTAACCACGCCCTGTcctatctctaatgttataaggTCCTCCATAATCGATACCCGTGATAGCAAAGGGGGGGGAAGGATTTACCCTTGAGGGGGGTAAGTTTCCCATTATAGGGTTAGTAGTCTTTGGATTTGCTCTAAAACACGGAacgcatttatttacaattttcgagGCTAACATCCTACCTTTTGTTGGCCAGATGCGCTCGCGAATAGTTGAAAGTAATAACTGAGGGCCAGCGTGCAGAGTACGTATATGTGCGTTTGCCATCAGTAGTTTGGTAAGCGCGTGCTCGTGACTTAATATTAAaggatgttttttttcatatgcatAATGCGAAAGACCGATTCGTCCGCCTACGCGAACGAGTCCGTCCTTCATGAATGGgtgtaaagataatatttttgatttgttaagaaccggtttattgttttgcaataatttatattcgtgtgggaatgattccatttgtgcatgtctaattaatgcgtgatccgatttttttaattcttctacGGACAATGGtcctgataatttattatttggattaattgttcgagttttattttttgtattatatataaatcgaagtatgtatgctaatacatgaATAAGTGTTTTATCGCTTGACCACCTGTGGAAAAGATATTGTATCGTGTCGTTAGATTCTGTGCTAATAGCCAAGGTGAGAGTTATGTTTACGTCGCTCTCGGCCTCGGGTGCATGATTTAGTGACTCAGAATCGTGGGTCGGCCATGTGTCCGGACTTTGGGTCAACCACGCCGGCCCAGACCACCATAACTGGTTGGTTTCCAGCTTGCCTGGTGCTACCCCTCGGGACAAAAGGTCGGCGGGGTTATCCTCCGAGCGGACCCATGACCACTCGTGCTTGTTTGTAAGTGATAATACTTTTGTGACTCTGTTACtaacaaaacaagttaatttagggttactattttttatccaacataatgttatttttgaatctGACCACAGGTTGATTccggaaacgtcacattttaatgctcgttttattttgtcgacatgtgtcgcgagcagtaaactggaacaaagttccaaatttggaatagtttggggttgtattggacttatttttgattttgagtaaAGTAGGTGAACTTGTACGTTTCCTACTCTATCGCTTGATCGTATATAGATGGCAGCGCCATAGGCTTTAATACTACTGTCACAGAACCCATGAATTTGTATCGTTACATAATTGGGTATGACTGTACATCTCGAAATTTTCAAttggtttaataaaaacaagtctcGATAGAATGTGTTCCATTCTTGGATCAAGTCTTGTGTTAATTCGGTATCCCAATCTAATTGagccttaaataatttttgaataaatattttggctactACAATTACTGGTCCCGTCAAGCCTAGGGGGTCGAAAATGGACGAAATTACCCCTAGTACCTTTCTTTTGGTGAttgggtgtgaaatttggttttcTTTAATGGTATACATAAGCTCATCTGAGTCACTAGACCACGCTAAACCCAGGACCTTATGTGTTTTATCTCCAAATtcggttgtgtgtgtgttttggtgtgtgtgtgtttcgctCACCCGTTTTATGATGACTTCGGAATTGGACTTCCATTTCCGCAGCGTGAAGTTGGCTCCCCGCAGGATCTCGTTCACCTGTGATGCAGTTTCAGCTACCTGATTCTCGTCGTCGCCGCCGGCGATAAAATCGTCCATGTAGAACTGGTTCGCTATGGCCTCTGCAGCTGCTGGAAATGTGTGTTGGTTTTCGTttgacaattgtaacaaacatCTGGTTGCAATATGTGGTGCTGACTTTAAGCCGAAACTTAATGTGGTCAGCATATAAATTTGGAGTCGTTGGTGAGTATTTTCCCGCCAAAATATGCATTGTAGGTATTGTTGATTTggtttaacataaatacatctgtacattttttgtatgtcaGCGTTAATAACATATTGGTATTTTCGGAATCGTAGAAGTATATTTATGAGTTCGTCCTGTATTATTGAGCCTTTGTATTGGATATCATTCAAAGAAATGCCGTTATCAGTTCTGCATGAGCAGTCGAAAACAATTCGAATAGGGGTTGAGGGGGAGTCGCGAAAAACAGCTTGGTGGGGTAGAAGATTACATGGGCCATCATAATTATCTTGTAATTGAATCATATGGCCAGCTTGTTCGAACTCGCGCATGAAATTcacatatttatctttaaattcgGGGTTCCGCTCGAACTTGGATTCTAATGTTTTGAACCTCCGATATGCTATGTGCCTAGATTGACCTAACTTGGTAGGTGGCTGCTTTAATGGAAGTTCTATTTCGAAATTACCCTCAGAGTTGTGAGTGTGAGTTTTCAGAAATATATCCTCACATTGTTTTTCATCATAGGGTAAATTTGGTGCGGAACCCTCCTCTATTtcccaaaacttttttaattgagtttctactgtaactttacattgaatggcagactcggtttttttttgtacggaacccgtgaCTATCCATCCTAATCGCGAGCGTCTCAGAACCGGTAATCCGGGCCCGAGCTTGTATTTACCGGTAAGAAGTAAATCAAAGAATATCTCCCCACCGATAAGCAAATCTACATCTTGAGCTAAGTTAAACTCGTCATCAGCTAATTTATAACGCGACGGAATGTGCCAACGTTGCACGTTtggtattaaaatgttggtagtaCAAATTATAGGCGTAATAAAACAGGACAAATTCGTTGTAAAGGTTCCGTCTAAGGAATGCAATGTTACGTCACACGATTCTAAAAGGCTAGACACTTTTTCATTGAAACCTATGACATTTAAGGCAAGTTGTTCCTTGtttaattgtaactttttggccgcgttttcggtaatgaaattttcttgcGAGCCATTGTCTAAAAATGCCTTCATTTTATGCACATTGTTATGCTTATCCCTAACGAGCACTTGGGCTGTTGTAAGGAAAACTGACCTATTTCGcgcattgtttatttgtttttcgattAAAGTGTTATTCGACAAGGTAGTCTCGATTTGACTAGAACTCGGTTGTTCGTCGATTAACGTTGATATTGGTAATCGCGTTGGTACGGGGTTACTACCTACATGAGTGTTGGTATTTGGTTTGTGTAGTAACGTATGATGCTTGCCCTTACATACTCGACATGTACTGGCCCTGCAGTTTGTTAAGACATGCGTTCCGGACAAACAATTAAAGCATAATCGTAATTTATTCACGGCTCGGATGCGCGCGATAACGTTTAATGCACTAAACTTTGGACACTGATTAATATAATGCGTACTCGAACAATACGGACACTGGTTACATTTAAACTGTTTGGAGGTTACCTTGATAGGTTCGGACGTGGTTACCATGGCCTTCTTGGAAGTGCTGGGTGCGTCCGATGGTACTGCTGGGCTGGTCGCTTCCAGCCGGTCAGCTCGGTTCTTTAGGAAGGTTTTGAAATCCTGCAACGAAGGCAATTTTCTCAAATCAACACTGTTTTCCCACTTTGATTGCAATCGACTGTCTAACTTTTTAACTAACATGTGAATAATTGCGAGATCCCAATTTtcggtaggtacatttaatgagCGCAAAGATCTCAAATGTTTGGAAATATTATCGCACAGACCTCTTAGACCCGAAGGAGTTGACGGTACCGGTTCCACGTCGAACAAGGCTCGCATGTGGTTGGTGACTAAACGTTTAGGATTATTATAACGTTCACAAAGCATCTGCCACGCGAGCATGTACGCGTCCTCGGAGAAATCGAGCGAACTAATTACCTCAAGTGCGCCGTCTTGTAAACAActgcgtaggtacttatattttacgatCGGTGCTAAGCTAGCTTGGTTGACTAGGGCATCAAATGTGTCTCGAAATTGCAGCCACTGTGTTAGGTCTCCGTCGAAGCTAGGGAGGCTAATTTCGGGATATTTTATCGACTCACCGAGGGGTTGCTGCGGCGGGGCTTGCGGACTATGGTCATTTGGTGTTGAATCGGTATCTACCTTCGCCAGCAGCTTGCCCTTAGCGCTAAGTCGGTAAAATGTGTCCTCAAATGACATACGCTCGGCCTCGTGGGCTTCGATGTCCCCTTCGTCGCTGCACAGTGTCTCGATCCGGTCCTGTATCTCAGAGAAATCATTGTATAactttggtaattgttctagtcTTAAGCTTATGTCTACAATTATTTCGGCCGTCAATGCACTTGAGTCGAttctttctataaatttattaaatacggTTAATTTTCGCTTACAGACACCTCGTCTATTTTTTAACTGCTTTCTTTCTAACTCTTCTAGAGTGTTTTTGGAAGTTTCTAACATGATTAAGaacgattacaatttacaatttgtaggaaataaatcgattacaattaaatttggtAGGGAGATTTGGTAGATAGGTTAGGGAATGCCAGCTCACTTGCCTTCTCGATTGATGCTCGTGCGCGTGGCGTAGCTTGGTGATTGCCCTCGCTTGGGCGCTCCTTCTGCCTCTGGTGTGGTACCACCCACGTGGTCCCTTTGGTACTTGCGGTAGCCGTTCCCTGCTGCGGCTGCGGTGCCACGCACGTGGTCCCGCTTTGGTGGCTCGGTCGGCGCCTGTCGCGTTGGCTCAGGCCGCTCGATCGAGTGGTGTGGTCGCCTCCTAGTCACCTCTTCAGCTTCTTCAGGTCGGCGGAGCCCCACGCGGTTGCTGCCTACGTGGTAACGTTGCTCTCCCGGCCTAAATCAGGATACGCGGCGATTCCTCGACGTACCGGCtcgcaaattttactaaatttactagcgattcgctttaaagtactgagattaaccgcgatttaaactaggggtcaccattatgttcagcgttggaggtaatggcgaccaaatgaaagcagagaatctgatatctta
The Cydia strobilella chromosome Z, ilCydStro3.1, whole genome shotgun sequence genome window above contains:
- the LOC134754058 gene encoding uncharacterized protein LOC134754058 isoform X6; translated protein: MLAWQMLCERYNNPKRLVTNHMRALFDVEPVPSTPSGLRGLESANFLAALRRFIARRGKPKELVSDNSTTFHGASNELKDLQKYLQDSSSELVSHCADEGIKWSFIPVYTPHMGSLWESSIKLTKYHLKRVLGLSLLTYEQFVSILYQVESMVNSRPLCPLPSSNPDYPVLTPAHFLIGKAPNSLPDEDYNHVPKNRLTHYQLLQQITQDFWRRWSRDYIGTLQERTKWRSARGPSLAVDTVVLVRDERLPPCRWRLGKIVATQPGRDGVTRVAVIRTARGDIQRAFNNICPLPTSGEVI
- the LOC134754058 gene encoding uncharacterized protein LOC134754058 isoform X1 is translated as MTIVRKPRRSNPSDFKTFLKNRADRLEATSPAVPSDAPSTSKKAMVTTSEPIKVTSKQFKCNQCPYCSSTHYINQCPKFSALNVIARIRAVNKLRLCFNCLSGTHVLTNCRASTCRVCKGKHHTLLHKPNTNTHVGSNPVPTRLPISTLIDEQPSSSQIETTLSNNTLIEKQINNARNRSVFLTTAQVLVRDKHNNVHKMKAFLDNGSQENFITENAAKKLQLNKEQLALNVIGFNEKVSSLLESCDVTLHSLDGTFTTNLSCFITPIICTTNILIPNVQRWHIPSRYKLADDEFNLAQDVDLLIGGEIFFDLLLTGKYKLGPGLPVLRRSRLGWIVTGSVQKKTESAIQCKVTVETQLKKFWEIEEGSAPNLPYDEKQCEDIFLKTHTHNSEGNFEIELPLKQPPTKLGQSRHIAYRRFKTLESKFERNPEFKDKYVNFMREFEQAGHMIQLQDNYDGPCNLLPHQAVFRDSPSTPIRIVFDCSCRTDNGISLNDIQYKGSIIQDELINILLRFRKYQYVINADIQKMYRCIYVKPNQQYLQCIFWRENTHQRLQIYMLTTLSFGLKSAPHIATRCLLQLSNENQHTFPAAAEAIANQFYMDDFIAGGDDENQVAETASQVNEILRGANFTLRKWKSNSEVIIKRVSETHTHQNTHTTEFGDKTHKVLGLAWSSDSDELMYTIKENQISHPITKRKVLGVISSIFDPLGLTGPVIVVAKIFIQKLFKAQLDWDTELTQDLIQEWNTFYRDLFLLNQLKISRCTVIPNYVTIQIHGFCDSSIKAYGAAIYIRSSDRVGNVQVHLLYSKSKISPIQPQTIPNLELCSSLLLATHVDKIKRALKCDVSGINLWSDSKITLCWIKNSNPKLTCFVSNRVTKVLSLTNKHEWSWVRSEDNPADLLSRGVAPGKLETNQLWWSGPAWLTQSPDTWPTHDSESLNHAPEAESDVNITLTLAISTESNDTIQYLFHRWSSDKTLIHVLAYILRFIYNTKNKTRTINPNNKLSGPLSVEELKKSDHALIRHAQMESFPHEYKLLQNNKPVLNKSKILSLHPFMKDGLVRVGGRIGLSHYAYEKKHPLILSHEHALTKLLMANAHIRTLHAGPQLLLSTIRERIWPTKGRMLASKIVNKCVPCFRANPKTTNPIMGNLPPSRVNPSPPFAITGIDYGGPYNIRDRTGRGYKVSKCYIAVFICFATKAIHLELITGLESANFLAALRRFIARRGKPKELVSDNSTTFHGASNELKDLQKYLQDSSSELVSHCADEGIKWSFIPVYTPHMGSLWESSIKLTKYHLKRVLGLSLLTYEQFVSILYQVESMVNSRPLCPLPSSNPDYPVLTPAHFLIGKAPNSLPDEDYNHVPKNRLTHYQLLQQITQDFWRRWSRDYIGTLQERTKWRSARGPSLAVDTVVLVRDERLPPCRWRLGKIVATQPGRDGVTRVAVIRTARGDIQRAFNNICPLPTSGEVI
- the LOC134754058 gene encoding uncharacterized protein LOC134754058 isoform X3, coding for MLAWQMLCERYNNPKRLVTNHMRALFDVEPVPSTPSGLRGLCDNISKHLRSLRSLNVPTENWDLAIIHMLVKKLDSRLQSKWENSVDLRKLPSLQDFKTFLKNRADRLEATSPAVPSDAPSTSKKAMVTTSEPIKVTSKQFKCNQCPYCSSTHYINQCPKFSALNVIARIRAVNKLRLCFNCLSGTHVLTNCRASTCRVCKGKHHTLLHKPNTNTHVGSNPVPTRLPISTLIDEQPSSSQIETTLSNNTLIEKQINNARNRSVFLTTAQVLVRDKHNNVHKMKAFLDNGSQENFITENAAKKLQLNKEQLALNVIGFNEKVSSLLESCDVTLHSLDGTFTTNLSCFITPIICTTNILIPNVQRWHIPSRYKLADDEFNLAQDVDLLIGGEIFFDLLLTGKYKLGPGLPVLRRSRLGWIVTGSVQKKTESAIQCKVTVETQLKKFWEIEEGSAPNLPYDEKQCEDIFLKTHTHNSEGNFEIELPLKQPPTKLGQSRHIAYRRFKTLESKFERNPEFKDKYVNFMREFEQAGHMIQLQDNYDGPCNLLPHQAVFRDSPSTPIRIVFDCSCRTDNGISLNDIQYKGSIIQDELINILLRFRKYQYVINADIQKMYRCIYVKPNQQYLQCIFWRENTHQRLQIYMLTTLSFGLKSAPHIATRCLLQLSNENQHTFPAAAEAIANQFYMDDFIAGGDDENQVAETASQVNEILRGANFTLRKWKSNSEVIIKRVSETHTHQNTHTTEFGDKTHKVLGLAWSSDSDELMYTIKENQISHPITKRKVLGVISSIFDPLGLTGPVIVVAKIFIQKLFKAQLDWDTELTQDLIQEWNTFYRDLFLLNQLKISRCTVIPNYVTIQIHGFCDSSIKAYGAAIYIRSSDRVGNVQVHLLYSKSKISPIQPQTIPNLELCSSLLLATHVDKIKRALKCDVSGINLWSDSKITLCWIKNSNPKLTCFVSNRVTKVLSLTNKHEWSWVRSEDNPADLLSRGVAPGKLETNQLWWSGPAWLTQSPDTWPTHDSESLNHAPEAESDVNITLTLAISTESNDTIQYLFHRWSSDKTLIHVLAYILRFIYNTKNKTRTINPNNKLSGPLSVEELKKSDHALIRHAQMESFPHEYKLLQNNKPVLNKSKILSLHPFMKDGLVRVGGRIGLSHYAYEKKHPLILSHEHALTKLLMANAHIRTLHAGPQLLLSTIRERIWPTKGRMLASKIVNKCVPCFRANPKTTNPIMGNLPPSRVNPSPPFAITGIDYGGPYNIRDRTGRGYKVSKCYIAVFICFATKAIHLELITGLESANFLAALRRFIARRGKPKELDFWRRWSRDYIGTLQERTKWRSARGPSLAVDTVVLVRDERLPPCRWRLGKIVATQPGRDGVTRVAVIRTARGDIQRAFNNICPLPTSGEVI